One part of the Peromyscus eremicus chromosome 18, PerEre_H2_v1, whole genome shotgun sequence genome encodes these proteins:
- the Tmt1b gene encoding thiol S-methyltransferase TMT1B, producing the protein MDVLVPFLQLLVLLLTLPLHLLALLGYWQPMCKTYFPYLMAKLTKSSNKKMEGKKRELFSQISDLKGTSGKVALLELGCGTGANFQFYPADCKVTCVDPNPNFEKFLTKSMAENRHLQYERFIVAYGEDMKQLADSSMDVVVCTLVLCSVQSPKKVLQEIQRVLKPGGLLFFWEHVAEPRGSWGFLWQRVFEPTWKHIGDGCHLTRETWKDLEKAGFFNVQMEWQPPPFKWLPVGPHIMGKAVK; encoded by the exons ATGGATGTGCTGGTCCCGTTCCTGCAGCTGCTGGTGCTGCTCCTCACACTTCCGCTGCACCTGCTAGCTCTGCTGGGCTACTGGCAGCCCATGTGCAAAACCTACTTCCCCTACTTGATGGCCAAGTTAACAAAAAGCTCCAACAAAAAGATGGAAGGCAAGAAACGGGAACTGTTTAGCCAGATAAGTGATCTTAAGGGGACCTCCGGGAAAGTGGCCCTGCTGGAGCTGGGCTGTGGCACCGGTGCTAACTTCCAGTTCTACCCGGCTGACTGCAAGGTCACCTGCGTGGACCCAAACCCCAACTTCGAGAAGTTCCTCACAAAGAGCATGGCTGAGAACAGGCACCTCCAGTACGAGCGCTTCATCGTGGCTTATGGAGAGGACATGAAACAGCTGGCGGACAGCTCCATGGACGTGGTGGTCTGCACCCTGGTGCTGTGTTCTGTACAGAGCCCCAAAAAGGTCCTGCAGGAAATCCAGAGAGTCCTGAAGCCG ggAGGACTGCTGTTCTTCTGGGAGCACGTGGCTGAGCCTCGGGGAAGCTGGGGCTTCCTGTGGCAGCGAGTTTTTGAGCCCACCTGGAAACACATCGGGGATGGCTGCCACCTCACCAGAGAGACCTGGAAGGACCTTGAGAAGGCAGGGTTCTTTAATGTCCAAATGGAATGGCAGCCCCCTCCCTTCAAGTGGTTACCTGTTGGGCCCCACATCATGGGAAAAGCTGTGAAATAA